One genomic window of Salvia miltiorrhiza cultivar Shanhuang (shh) chromosome 4, IMPLAD_Smil_shh, whole genome shotgun sequence includes the following:
- the LOC131022790 gene encoding non-specific lipid-transfer protein 2-like, translating to MKKGVAALFVVVVMAALAHETVAVTCNPMELMPCFGPITTGAAPTTQCCTNLKAQQPCFCQYKNDPQFKDYIDSANAKKLAATCKVTIPTDC from the coding sequence ATGAAGAAGGGTGTTGCGGCCTTGTTTGTGGTGGTTGTGATGGCGGCGCTGGCGCATGAGACGGTGGCCGTGACGTGCAACCCTATGGAGCTCATGCCGTGCTTCGGGCCGATAACCACGGGGGCGGCTCCGACAACGCAATGCTGCACCAATCTCAAGGCGCAGCAGCCGTGCTTCTGCCAGTACAAGAATGACCCTCAGTTCAAGGACTACATCGACTCTGCCAACGCCAAGAAGCTTGCTGCCACCTGCAAAGTCACCATTCCCACCGATTGCTGA